A region from the Aphis gossypii isolate Hap1 chromosome 1, ASM2018417v2, whole genome shotgun sequence genome encodes:
- the LOC114123519 gene encoding uncharacterized protein LOC114123519 → MDNENTFDKLPVEMISHIFEFLKLKHRKVASTVCWSWYHVSIQPRFLNKEVICLKYMNNVHDVLNIYTKSLRPYFAFRILSRKKKTEDDAVDSTEKDCWDWIYTIWPLLAPKVTYLEFFDRVKIKDGILPALLSVTPQLKVLKIRRVKCNYKKILHEVNRLQSLEELEIEYSHTFDHPEDDTKLLGVIPETLRKLCVKSLSNENKFIIEDLIKVITFCSSHLQSLELLDVNMTYEMMQSMVNLNMNLRKFDLCIVNPIDCARVPKIISLLLKTQWPLVDLRLHASCFAYDHVSDIMDTFKDLEKLLVSGRSESETLAGITGSSFESLSRLTKSINSLTKLKHLFIGVDRY, encoded by the exons ATGGATAACGAAAACACGTTCGACAAATTACCCGTTGAA ATGATATCACACATATTtgaattcttaaaattaaaacacagaAAAGTTGCATCGACTGTTTGTTGGTCATGGTATCATGTGTCTATTCAGCCAAGGTTCTTAAATAAAGaagttatatgtttaaaatacatgaataATGTGCATGATGTGCTCAACATATACACAAAAAGCTTGCGGCCTTATTTTGCATTTAGAATATTgagtcgtaaaaaaaaaactgaagatGATGCAGTAGATTCGACAGAAAAAGATTGTTGGGATTGGATATACACCATATGGCCATTGTTGGCGCCTAAAGTAACTTATCTAGAATTTTTTGAtagagtaaaaattaaagacgGAATATTACCTGCGTTATTAAGCGTAACTCCACAGttaaaagtattgaaaattcGTCGTGTTAAgtgcaattataaaaaaatacttcatgAAGTAAACAGACTTCAATCACTAGAAGAACTAGAGATAGAATATAGTCATACATTCGACCATCCTGAAGATGATACAAAATTGTTGGGAGTAATTCCAGAAACTCTTCGTAAGCTTTGTGTGAAGTCTTTATCGAACgagaataagtttattatagaaGATTTAATCAaagtaattacattttgttctTCTCACCTTCAAAGCCTTGAGCTTTTAGATGTAAATATGACATATGAAATGATGCAATCAATGGTGAACCTTAATATGAATCTGAGAAAGTTTGACTTATGTATAGTAAATCCTATAGATTGTGCTCGTGtgccaaaaataatatcactatTACTTAAAACACAATGGCCGTTAGTTGATTTGAGATTACATGCTAGTTGTTTTGCCTATGACCATGTGTCTGATATTATGGATACCTTCAAAGacctagaaaaattattagtatccGGTAGATCTGAAAGTGAAACCTTGGCTGGAATTACTGGATCATCGTTTGAAAGTCTATCAAGATTAACAAAGTCAATCAATTCACTAACAAAGTTGAAACATCTTTTTATCGGAGTTGATAGATATTAA
- the LOC114123506 gene encoding T-complex protein 1 subunit delta, whose amino-acid sequence MVAFSGSGDSKQATNAYKDKSKPAEIRKSNISAAKAVADAIRTSLGPKGMDKMIQSANGEVAITNDGATILKQMNVIHPAAKMLVELSNAQDVEAGDGTTSVVVIAGALLEASEKLLQKGIHPTGISDGFQKAAAKSIEIIKNMATPILLTDRESLVKSASTALNSKVVSQQSSLLAPLAVDAVLKVVDPAKDTNVDLKDIKVIKKLGGTVEDTKLVDGLVFTQKSSNVNGPRKIEKAKIGLIQFCISPPKTDMDYNVVVSDYTAMDRVLREERAYILNIVKQIKKAGCNVLLIQKSILRDALSELAIHFLDKIKCMVINNIEREDIDYVCKTLNCRPIASLDHFVAENLVSADLVEDVMTGNSHFVQITGINNPGRTVSIIVRGSNKLVLEEAERSIHDALCVIRCLVKHRALLAGGGAPEIEISLKLAELARSVTGVDAYCYRAFAQALEVIPLTLAENAGLNPITTVTELRNRHSQGEVTAGINVRKGAITNILEENVVQPLLVSISAITLASETVRSILKIDDIVNTRGY is encoded by the exons ATGGTTGCGTTTTCGGGATCTGGTGATTCCAAACAGGCGACGAATGCCTATAAAGACAAGAGCAAACCAGCCGAAATAAGAAAAAGCAATATCTCAGCTGCTAAAG CTGTTGCTGATGCTATCCGTACAAGTTTGGGTCCCAAAGGAATGgataaaatg atTCAATCGGCAAATGGTGAAGTAGCTATAACAAATGATGGTGCtacaattttgaaacaaatgaaTGTTATACATCCAGCAGCaaaaatg TTAGTTGAACTTTCAAATGCTCAAGATGTTGAAGCAGGAGATGGTACAACTAGCGTAGTTGTTATAGCTGGAGCTCTATTGGAAGCTTCTGAAAAACTTTTGCAAAAAGGTATTCATCCTACCGGAATTTCAGATGGTTTCCAAAAAGCTGCAGCCAAGTCTAttgagattataaaaaatatggctACTCCAATACTACTAACTGATCGAGAAAGTTTGGTTAAAAGTGCTTCAACTGCTTTAAATTCTAAAGTGGTTTCTCAACAATCGTCATTGTTAGCTCCTTTAGCTGTTGATGCAGTTCTAAAAGTTGTCGATCCTGCAAAAGACACCAACGTTGATctcaaa gatataaaagttattaaaaaattaggaGGAACTGTTGAAGATACCAAGTTAGTTGATGGTCTCGTGTTTACACAAAAATCTTCAAATGTAAATGGTCCAAGGAAAATTGAGAAAGCCAAAATAGGacttattcaattttgtatatCACCTCCAAAAACTGAT aTGGATTATAATGTGGTAGTTTCCGATTATACTGCTATGGACCGTGTGCTGCGTGAAGAACGCgcttatattttgaacattgttaaacaaattaaaaaagccggttgtaatgttttattgattcAAAAGTCAATATTGCGTGATGCATTGTCAGAATTGGCTATACATTTCttagacaaaataaaatgtatggttattaataatatagagcgAGAGGACATTGATTATGTCTGCaag acATTAAATTGTAGACCAATTGCAAGTCTTGATCATTTTGTTGCTGAGAACCTTGTATCAGCAGATTTGGTGGAAGATGTCATGACTGGTAACAGTCATTTTGTACAAATCACTGGCATCAACAACCCGGGCAGAACAGTTAGTATCATAGTGAGAGGTTCTAATAAATTGGTCTTGGAAGAAGCTGAACGTTCAATTCATGATGCATTGTGTGTTATCAGATGTTTAGTGAAACATAG AGCGTTGTTGGCTGGCGGTGGTGCACCTGAAATCGAAATCAGCTTAAAATTAGCGGAACTTGCAAGATCAGTTACTGGAGTTGATGCATACTGTTACAGAGCTTTTGCACAAGCTTTAGAAGTCATACCTTTAACATTAGCTGAAAATGCTGGTCTTAATCCCATCACTACAGTTACTGAATTACGTAATAGACACTCCCAAGGTGAAGTTACAGCGGGTATCAATGTTCGAAAG ggAGCAATAACCAATATTCTAGAAGAAAATGTTGTACAACCATTGTTGGTATCAATTAGTGCTATAACTTTGGCTTCCGAGACCGTACGCagcattttaaaaatcgatgATATT gtcaATACTAGAGGATATTAG
- the LOC114123505 gene encoding lysosome membrane protein 2-like, which translates to MLQGTCEKSNDMKMNAVSGGWSAVKLLEKLKFCNSGIIKIGTLERERSSTKKQELCETGHNSIPSGCVLLVVLIALSGIFTIIMWFTEFYMFQILQFVTITQGSASYNMWQNPTVKPYVSIYPFNYTNINRVLKYGDTPIVQELGPFVYRETVERINVEFNANGTVTYQERRSNEFVPEMSQGDPERLTITVPNLPLISAISKSADTFYLTQKFMSLFLDGFKVKPFLHLKINDYFWGYEDSIYTLAQGLASTVHRDARLSKFGIITGRRGVSPDRITIHSGVGNLNELGVITRYNGLDTLDVWKTDECNRLDGSDGSQFPPTTLNRKSKLFVFHMDLCRRFPLVYKEDIETVPGVTAFRFQAPRNVFDTPNTNPDNDCYYTSETFPPSGVFNSSPCNGAPVMMSFPHFYLGDPELRRDIHGLSPDPELHETFVDVHSKLGVSLGGRSRFQVNIMLKKADGISHFKNFKQGIILPVAWIEVKVDKLPDDIKRTLQQTSISINLGEILLKWTSLLTLTFSMVFLVRKIILKDCFMSNEKQILPMNK; encoded by the coding sequence ATGTTGCAAGGAACATGTGAAAAATCGAACGATATGAAAATGAACGCCGTGAGTGGCGGATGGTCGGCTGTAAAATTACTCGAAAAGCTGAAATTTTGCAACAgcggtataataaaaatcggaACTTTAGAACGCGAACGTTCGTCGACCAAGAAACAGGAGCTTTGTGAAACCGGCCACAATTCCATACCTTCTGGGTGTGTGTTGTTGGTTGTGTTGATTGCTTTAAGTGGAATATTCACTATCATAATGTGGTTCACGGAGTTTTACATGTTCCAAATCTTACAGTTCGTGACCATAACACAGGGCAGTGCTTCGTACAACATGTGGCAAAACCCGACCGTCAAGCCGTACGTGTCGATTTATCCGTTCAATTATACCAACATCAACCGAGTATTGAAGTATGGCGATACTCCCATAGTCCAAGAGCTAGGTCCGTTCGTCTACAGGGAGACGGTCGAACGTATTAACGTGGAATTCAACGCAAACGGTACTGTTACATACCAGGAGCGGAGAAGTAATGAGTTCGTACCAGAGATGTCTCAGGGCGACCCGGAACGATTAACCATAACCGTGCCAAATTTACCACTGATCAGCGCTATATCGAAGAGTGCCGACACGTTTTACCTGACACAAAAATTCATGTCGCTGTTTTTGGACGGGTTCAAAGTAAAGCCGTTTCTACATCTAAAGATTAACGACTACTTTTGGGGTTACGAggatagtatatatacattggcCCAAGGCCTGGCATCGACGGTGCACAGAGATGCCAGGTTGTCGAAGTTCGGAATAATTACCGGGCGGCGCGGCGTGTCGCCCGACCGTATCACGATCCACAGTGGCGTTGGAAACCTGAACGAGCTCGGCGTCATCACCCGCTACAACGGGCTGGACACATTGGACGTGTGGAAGACGGACGAGTGCAACAGGTTGGACGGCAGCGACGGGTCTCAGTTTCCGCCGACCACGTTGAACCGCAAGTCGAAACTGTTTGTGTTCCACATGGATCTGTGCCGTCGGTTCCCGCTGGTTTATAAAGAAGACATCGAAACGGTACCTGGGGTGACAGCATTCCGTTTCCAGGCACCCAGAAATGTGTTCGACACACCCAACACAAACCCAGACAACGATTGTTATTACACTTCTGAAACTTTTCCACCATCGGGAGTGTTCAATTCGTCACCGTGCAACGGCGCCCCGGTAATGATGTCGTTCCCACATTTCTATTTAGGCGATCCGGAGTTGAGAAGAGACATTCACGGGCTGTCTCCAGATCCCGAGCTGCATGAGACCTTTGTAGATGTTCATTCCAAGTTGGGTGTATCCCTGGGAGGGCGGTCCAGATTTCAAgtgaatataatgttaaaaaaagcTGATGGCATATCgcatttcaaaaatttcaaacagGGGATAATACTGCCCGTTGCATGGATAGAAGTGAAAGTCGACAAACTTCCTGATGACATAAAAAGAACTCTTCAACAAACTTCTATTAGTATCAACCTTGGTGAGATATTGTTGAAGTGGACATCGTTATTGACACTTACGTTTTCTATGGTATTTTTGGTCaggaaaatcatattaaaagaTTGTTTTATGtctaatgaaaaacaaattttgcctatgaataaataa
- the LOC114123525 gene encoding rRNA-processing protein FCF1 homolog, whose protein sequence is MTKTKKSKKILNKQFAVMKKTIKPTDTRIKEEKRTIIKKKINENKTVTVRQVAQTSSALFFQFNTQLGPPYHILVDTNFISFSIKYKMDVVQNMMDCLYAKCIPYVTDCIVGELEKLGQKYKIALKIVKDPRFQRIQCMHPGTYADDCLVQRVTQHKCYIVATCDRDLKRRIRKIPGVPIMYIAQRRYTIERMPDAYGAPKK, encoded by the exons ATg aCTAAGacaaagaaaagtaaaaaaattcttaacaaACAATTTGCTGTTATGAAGAAGACAATTAAACCAACAGACACAAGAAT aaaagaagaaaaaagaactattataaagaaaaaaataaatgaaaacaaaactgTCACAGTTCGTCAAGT agCTCAAACAAGTTCGGCATTGTTTTTCCAGTTTAACACACAGTTAGGACCTCCATATCACATCTTAGTAGATACcaattttatcagtttttccataaaatataaaatggatgTGGTTCAAAATATGATGGATTGTTTATATGCTAAAT GTATACCTTATGTAACAGACTGTATTGTTGGAGAATTGGAAAAATTGggacaaaagtataaaatagcattaaaaattgttaaagatCCGCGATTCCAAAGAATACAATGTATGCATCCAGGCACGTATGCTGATGATTGTTTAGTTCAACGAGTAACCCAG cataaatgttatatagtaGCTACATGTGATAGGGATTTAAAGAGACGTATTAGAAAAATTCCCGGTGTgccaattatgtatattgctCAAAGAAG gTATACCATTGAAAGAATGCCTGATGCTTATGGCgctcctaaaaaataa